The Pukyongia salina genome segment CAGCATAATGAAAATTAAAAATTACGAAAACTATGTGGTCCTGGCAGACGACCACGATGATCTAAAAGAATTTGCTTCTTTTCTTGAATTTCAGATATTAAAAAAATTTAAAGGTCAGAACGTGGTGATCGATCTTACCAATTACCTGGCACTTACCCTTGAAGAACTCTTGTATTTTCTAAAAACATCCAATAAACACAGGGCTACAAAGCAATCGTTCGTCTTGATCTCTTCAACCCTCGACCCAGACACCATTCCCACCGAACTCATTGTTGTTCCCACGGCACAAGAAGCCGCAGATATTATCGAAATGGAAGAAATAGAACGTGATCTTGGATTTTAGAGCAGATAAACACATCATCATATCCCGCAGTTCAATATGAACCTTACCATTCTTGGTTG includes the following:
- a CDS encoding ribonuclease Z, coding for MKIKNYENYVVLADDHDDLKEFASFLEFQILKKFKGQNVVIDLTNYLALTLEELLYFLKTSNKHRATKQSFVLISSTLDPDTIPTELIVVPTAQEAADIIEMEEIERDLGF